From Drosophila yakuba strain Tai18E2 chromosome 2L, Prin_Dyak_Tai18E2_2.1, whole genome shotgun sequence, one genomic window encodes:
- the LOC6528144 gene encoding protein tesmin/TSO1-like CXC 2 — protein MSTPKKKSVDRSEGRKAKGQGPGGVKGCCCKRSQCIKNYCDCYQSMAICTMFCRCIDCRNTEVRKLVDSNSGAKNSSAVKRQKAAAMSAKAAAAAAKAGIGVQAKGLPVGGSAVALPGKAPPNFGLVAGKQSMAVPMNIPISRPMATSATPARVMKHPAETQPANAIIPVRQDDRRERNLFVQPVNAALLECMLIQATEAEQLGLNELQVGQLVLDEFLCGYKKILEKICEYSKDYY, from the exons ATGTCAACGCCGAAGAAGAAAAGTGTGGACAGGAGCGAGGGCCGGAAGGCCAAGGGCCAAGGACCGGGTGGCGTGAAAGGATGCTGCTGCAAGAGGTCGCAGTGCATCAAGAACTACTGCGATTGCTATCAATCCATGGCGATCTGCACCATGTTCTGTCGCTGCATTG ACTGCAGGAACACGGAGGTGCGCAAGCTGGTGGACTCCAACTCCGGCGCCAAGAACTCCAGCGCCGTGAAGAGGCAAAAGGCGGCTGCGATGAGCGCAAAGGCCGCGGCTGCAGCTGCTAAGGCGGGCATCGGTGTCCAGGCGAAGGGGCTCCCGGTTGGCGGATCGGCTGTGGCGCTGCCCGGCAAAGCGCCGCCCAACTTTGGCCTCGTGGCTGGCAAGCAGTCGATGGCCGTACCCATGAACATACCCATCTCCCGTCCCATGGCGACCAGTGCCACTCCAGCCAGGGTAATGAAGCATCCGGCGGAGACGCAGCCCGCTAATGCAATCATTCCGGTGAGGCAGGATGATCGCCGGGAGCGGAACCTCTTCGTCCAGCCGGTCAACGCGGCTTTGCTGGAATGCATGCTCATCCAGGCGACGGAAGCCGAGCAGTTGGGTCTGAACGAACTCCAGGTGGGCCAGCTGGTACTCGACGAGTTTCTGTGCGGCTACAAGAAGATCTTGGAGAAAATTTGCGAGTACAGCAAGGATTATTATTAA
- the LOC6528145 gene encoding uncharacterized protein LOC6528145 isoform X2, translated as MSDLHRIFSDLKVYYQPHVQWVDVEDWLYGDEAEDEPLQQRAKKFWSMAMCLQDIGHQETQLQLLRDLSGVIRAMRDENQASYSNTHDNWSSLIGVSPAQGYLAYIYSLVSLVIPPEHVQQAAPTTLNENLNLQLALNAASTYLLTLTIPGAKSFGVFDEDVIEQVLKIFRLLEANNNKSVRANIIWMFFLTICDDLKIVFRYVHFKEHLKPRDRIIRCLLEVLYMNFKVGYQNTCASGLHGKCFELFGEIANEHNGDVYETLHLIMRQTFPMHVYTDSPQIVGAGRRIGTMQHGEHISDWFIQLIDKYPDIVIRILHFYIECVVSNPIKAWKSNDEKVAIGYAAKYDRVLFSKCNKSCADFVLDAVKADDAVGIQTRALDLIEKILLQQSEVEWSIFRYEVSKVPREVLLLREVMRCLNDRTLTVRRKACQVLILALKQGSPMTKKILQESIRFVQFEDTDVEALAEPSVEQNELRFEKPGIVQYAFSFQGHEQLEMEVKNVPQTVYQRFLAADNGLARSAGIALLERLVLVNPLIIYNTNFVKETSLLAVDRLASVRKSALDTIETLLEAYSNCFALICVYCRIWACLMSDEDVALQKLAISSFDRIVLKNIEPLEYSNEPKHFMPWRIISTLLMTQPRAYLQERFAVLLERESIVTLVNVIISHLSTSMATDAWGLLLFLSSRITNNMDALIGIFNGLSSYNMKSNQFLALQLIIGCLGNFSKPALNQLFQKLLNALRTGSIWLGIISSAVNLLNQIHHLSTSQSPSIASEVPDWQLSLLEDLTEGILTSARNFQEEHARLQCLLGAYTELIVMVPQDVDNRIVSIVFKYLQECTKLSEAEFDSDNERMTNWMIVIAGRLCLRENHLANTASKLYRTILTKNDRPQIINTTLIALNDLGKKHPSILESNFQAILSKLHSKFAMTRVRTFRCVKDVILSGNIKLKGPILISMLAGLVDESAEVAREADAFFTRYKRLYNKMLFDHCLKECPFDLNGQAILRGVRTDGNYKSPLKGSQMAKNRRLLYNHIMSSVDENALLLYFGQLKLLAEKTRDSAFINNPGALIVVQDMLFIMRRICFCTKGKGKEKSSRGEGDNSDEGEDGPSEAPPPPPRPEAGEATARGRGRKADLSEEPLKQLERCLRYVEETHRNLQPVMSPELRHTFESFCRALAMRFPNYIEFAQPAQFWQKFRSSKAPKGGRKKRRRMEEDEDESDEDQESESDSDSEMPLDRHKSTPAGSRLSQRKTSCDMLVTELIFQPPDW; from the exons ATGTCGGATTTGCATCGTATTTTTAGTGATTTAAAAGTGTACTATCAGCCGCATGTGCAGTGGGTGGATGTGGAGGACTGGTTGTACGGCGATGAAGCCGAGGACGAACCGTTGCAGCAGCGCGCCAAGAAGTTTTGGTCAATGGCCATGTGTTTACAGGATATTGGCCACCAGGAGAcgcagctgcagttgctccgGGATTTGTCCGGGGTCATACGGGCCATGCGAGACGAGAACCAGGCCAGCTATAGCAACACCCACGACAATTGGTCCAGTTTAATTGGGGTTTCTCCAGCGCAAGGCTATCTGGCGTACATATATTCGCTTGTGAGCCTGGTCATTCCGCCCGAGCATGTGCAGCAGGCTGCTCCGACAACGCTGAACGAGAACCTCAATCTGCAGCTAGCCCTCAACGCGGCGAGCACCTACCTGCTCACTCTGACCATTCCTGGAGCCAAGAGCTTTGGCGTCTTCGACGAGGATGTGATCGAACAGGTTCTAAAGATCTTCCGGCTGCTGGAAGCGAATAACAACAAGAGCGTTCGCGCAAACATCATCTGGATGTTCTTCCTGACCATCTGCGATGACCTGAAGATCGTCTTTCGCTATGTCCACTTTAAGGAGCACCTCAAGCCGCGAGACCGCATCATTCGCTGTCTGTTGGAGGTGCTCTACATGAACTTTAAAGTAGGATATCAAAATACAT GTGCTTCCGGCTTGCATGGCAAATGTTTTGAGCTCTTCGGGGAAATAGCCAACGAGCACAACGGAGATGTCTACGAAACTCTTCACTTGATAATGCGACAGACCTTTCCGATGCACGTTTATACGGATAGTCCCCAGATAGTTGGAGCAGGACGTCGAATAGGAACGATGCAGCACGGGGAGCACATATCGGACTGGTTTATCCAACTCATAGACAAGTATCCCGACATTGTCATCCGTATCCTGCACTTCTACATTGAGTGCGTGGTTTCCAACCCCATTAAAGCG TGGAAGAGCAACGACGAGAAGGTGGCTATAGGCTATGCAGCCAAGTACGACCGGGTTCTGTTCTCCAAGTGCAACAAATCCTGCGCCGATTTTGTCTTGGATGCCGTGAAAGCAGACGATGCTGTGGGCATTCAAACGCGTGCTCTGGATCTGATCGAGAAGATCCTCTTGCAGCAAAGCGAGGTGGAGTGGAGCATCTTCCGCTACGAGGTGTCCAAGGTACCCAGAGAGGTTCTGCTCCTGAGGGAGGTGATGCGTTGCCTCAACGATCGTACATTAACTGTTCGCCGCAAGGCGTGTCAAGTGCTCATCCTGGCCCTGAAACAGGGATCCCCCATGACGAAAAAAATTCTGCAGGAGAGCATTCGTTTCGTTCAGTTTGAGGATACTGATGTGGAAGCCCTGGCCGAGCCTTCTGTCGAGCAAAACGAGTTGCGTTTCGAGAAGCCCGGAATCGTCCAGTATGCCTTCAGCTTTCAGGGACATGAGCAATTGGAGATGGAGGTCAAGAACGTTCCACAAACGGTATACCAGCGTTTCCTGGCTGCGGATAATGGTTTGGCGCGATCCGCTGGCATAGCTCTACTAGAAAGACTGGTCCTAGTCAATCCCCTGATCATCTATAACACAAATTTTGTGAAGGAAACATCCTTGCTGGCCGTGGATCGCTTGGCTTCCGTGAGGAAATCTGCGCTGGATACCATAGAAACCCTGCTGGAGGCCTACTCCAATTGTTTCGCCCTGATTTGTGTGTACTGCCGGATTTGGGCTTGCTTAATGAGCGATGAGGATGTGGCGCTCCAAAAACTAGCTATTTCG AGCTTTGATAGAATAGTTTTGAAAAACATTGAGCCTCTGGAGTATTCCAACGAACCCAAACACTTTATGCCCTGGCGAATCATCAGCACCCTGCTGATGACACAACCAAGAGCCTATCTCCAGGAGAGGTTCGCTGTCCTACTGGAAAGGGAATCCATAGTGAC GCTAGTAAACGTAATAATCTCCCACTTATCCACGTCCATGGCCACCGATGCCTGGGGATTGCTGCTGTTCCTGTCCAGCCGCATCACCAACAACATGGACGCACTGATTGGCATCTTCAATGGCCTATCCTCCTACAACATGAAGTCCAATCAATTTCTGGCCCTGCAGCTCATCATTGGTTGCCTGGGGAACTTCTCCAAGCCAGCTCTAAATCAGCTATTCCAAAAACTCTTGAATGCCCTGCGTACGGGCAGTATTTGGCTGGGTATCATTTCGAGTGCCGTCAACCTGCTCAACCAGATCCATCACCTGTCTACGAGCCAGTCTCCTTCGATAGCCTCCGAGGTACCAGACTGGCAGCTCAGTTTGCTGGAAGATCTCACCGAGGGCATTCTGACCAGTGCTCGAAATTTCCAGGAGGAACACGCCCGCCTGCAGTGCTTGCTGGGTGCCTATACAGAGCTCATTGTGATGGTGCCCCAGGATGTAGACAATAGGATCGTGAGCATTGTGTTTAAGTACCTGCAGGAGTGCACCAAGCTCAGTGAGGCGGAATTCGATTCGGATAACGAGCGCATGACCAACTGGATGATTGTGATAGCCGGTCGTTTGTGCCTGAGGGAGAATCATCTGGCTAATACCGCATCCAAGCTGTACAGAACCATTCTGACCAAAAATGACAGACCTCAGATCATCAACACCACCTTAATAGCACTCAACGATCTCGGCAAGAAGCATCCATCCATTCTTGAGAGTAACTTTCAGGCGATTCTGTCGAAGCTGCATTCGAAATTTGCCATGACCAGAGTGCGCACCTTTCGGTGCGTAAAGGATGTGATTCTCTCCGGGAACATCAAGCTTAAGGGTCCCATTCTCATTTCCATGCTGGCTGGTCTGGTGGACGAAAGTGCCGAGGTGGCCAGGGAGGCGGATGCCTTCTTCACGCGCTACAAAAGACTGTACAACAAAATGTTATTTGATCACTGCCTGAAGGAGTGTCCCTTCGATCTGAATGGTCAGGCTATTTTGAGGGGCGTGAGGACGGATGGCAACTACAAATCACCTCTTAAGGGTTcacaaatggccaaaaaccGCAGGTTGCTCTACAATCACATTATGTCCTCTGTCGATGAGAACGCGCTGTTGCTTTACTTTGGTCAACTAAAACTGCTGGCAG AAAAAACCAGAGACAGTGCTTTCATCAATAATCCCGGCGCCCTAATCGTGGTTCAGGATATGCTCTTCATCATGCGGCGCATTTGCTTTTGCACtaagggaaagggaaaggagAAGAGTTCTCGGGGCGAAGGCGACAACAGCGATGAAGGTGAAGATGGGCCATCGGAggcaccacctccaccaccaaGACCAGAGGCAGGAGAGGCAACAGCCAGAGGAAGAGGCCGAAAGGCGGACTTGTCCGAGGAGCCA CTCAAGCAACTGGAGCGTTGTCTTCGCTATGTGGAAGAAACCCATCGCAACCTTCAGCCCGTCATGAGTCCCGAGCTCAGGCACACTTTTGAGTCCTTTTGCCGAGCGCTGGCCATGAGATTCCCCAACTACATTGAGTTCGCTCAGCCCGCGCAGTTCTGGCAAAAGTTTAGATCCTCAAAGGCTCCAAAAGGAGGCAGAAAGAAGCGACGACGCATGGAAGAGGATGAAGACGAGTCCGACGAGGATCAGGAGTCGGAGAGCGACAGTGACAGTGAGATGCCGCTGGACAGGCACAAATCCACGCCGGCTGGCTCCCGTTTGTCACAAAGGAAAACCAGTTGCGATATGCTTGTTACGGAATTGATTTTCCAGCCACCTGATTGGTAG
- the LOC6528145 gene encoding uncharacterized protein LOC6528145 isoform X1, with amino-acid sequence MSDLHRIFSDLKVYYQPHVQWVDVEDWLYGDEAEDEPLQQRAKKFWSMAMCLQDIGHQETQLQLLRDLSGVIRAMRDENQASYSNTHDNWSSLIGVSPAQGYLAYIYSLVSLVIPPEHVQQAAPTTLNENLNLQLALNAASTYLLTLTIPGAKSFGVFDEDVIEQVLKIFRLLEANNNKSVRANIIWMFFLTICDDLKIVFRYVHFKEHLKPRDRIIRCLLEVLYMNFKVGYQNTCASGLHGKCFELFGEIANEHNGDVYETLHLIMRQTFPMHVYTDSPQIVGAGRRIGTMQHGEHISDWFIQLIDKYPDIVIRILHFYIECVVSNPIKAWKSNDEKVAIGYAAKYDRVLFSKCNKSCADFVLDAVKADDAVGIQTRALDLIEKILLQQSEVEWSIFRYEVSKVPREVLLLREVMRCLNDRTLTVRRKACQVLILALKQGSPMTKKILQESIRFVQFEDTDVEALAEPSVEQNELRFEKPGIVQYAFSFQGHEQLEMEVKNVPQTVYQRFLAADNGLARSAGIALLERLVLVNPLIIYNTNFVKETSLLAVDRLASVRKSALDTIETLLEAYSNCFALICVYCRIWACLMSDEDVALQKLAISSFDRIVLKNIEPLEYSNEPKHFMPWRIISTLLMTQPRAYLQERFAVLLERESIVTPRLVNVIISHLSTSMATDAWGLLLFLSSRITNNMDALIGIFNGLSSYNMKSNQFLALQLIIGCLGNFSKPALNQLFQKLLNALRTGSIWLGIISSAVNLLNQIHHLSTSQSPSIASEVPDWQLSLLEDLTEGILTSARNFQEEHARLQCLLGAYTELIVMVPQDVDNRIVSIVFKYLQECTKLSEAEFDSDNERMTNWMIVIAGRLCLRENHLANTASKLYRTILTKNDRPQIINTTLIALNDLGKKHPSILESNFQAILSKLHSKFAMTRVRTFRCVKDVILSGNIKLKGPILISMLAGLVDESAEVAREADAFFTRYKRLYNKMLFDHCLKECPFDLNGQAILRGVRTDGNYKSPLKGSQMAKNRRLLYNHIMSSVDENALLLYFGQLKLLAEKTRDSAFINNPGALIVVQDMLFIMRRICFCTKGKGKEKSSRGEGDNSDEGEDGPSEAPPPPPRPEAGEATARGRGRKADLSEEPLKQLERCLRYVEETHRNLQPVMSPELRHTFESFCRALAMRFPNYIEFAQPAQFWQKFRSSKAPKGGRKKRRRMEEDEDESDEDQESESDSDSEMPLDRHKSTPAGSRLSQRKTSCDMLVTELIFQPPDW; translated from the exons ATGTCGGATTTGCATCGTATTTTTAGTGATTTAAAAGTGTACTATCAGCCGCATGTGCAGTGGGTGGATGTGGAGGACTGGTTGTACGGCGATGAAGCCGAGGACGAACCGTTGCAGCAGCGCGCCAAGAAGTTTTGGTCAATGGCCATGTGTTTACAGGATATTGGCCACCAGGAGAcgcagctgcagttgctccgGGATTTGTCCGGGGTCATACGGGCCATGCGAGACGAGAACCAGGCCAGCTATAGCAACACCCACGACAATTGGTCCAGTTTAATTGGGGTTTCTCCAGCGCAAGGCTATCTGGCGTACATATATTCGCTTGTGAGCCTGGTCATTCCGCCCGAGCATGTGCAGCAGGCTGCTCCGACAACGCTGAACGAGAACCTCAATCTGCAGCTAGCCCTCAACGCGGCGAGCACCTACCTGCTCACTCTGACCATTCCTGGAGCCAAGAGCTTTGGCGTCTTCGACGAGGATGTGATCGAACAGGTTCTAAAGATCTTCCGGCTGCTGGAAGCGAATAACAACAAGAGCGTTCGCGCAAACATCATCTGGATGTTCTTCCTGACCATCTGCGATGACCTGAAGATCGTCTTTCGCTATGTCCACTTTAAGGAGCACCTCAAGCCGCGAGACCGCATCATTCGCTGTCTGTTGGAGGTGCTCTACATGAACTTTAAAGTAGGATATCAAAATACAT GTGCTTCCGGCTTGCATGGCAAATGTTTTGAGCTCTTCGGGGAAATAGCCAACGAGCACAACGGAGATGTCTACGAAACTCTTCACTTGATAATGCGACAGACCTTTCCGATGCACGTTTATACGGATAGTCCCCAGATAGTTGGAGCAGGACGTCGAATAGGAACGATGCAGCACGGGGAGCACATATCGGACTGGTTTATCCAACTCATAGACAAGTATCCCGACATTGTCATCCGTATCCTGCACTTCTACATTGAGTGCGTGGTTTCCAACCCCATTAAAGCG TGGAAGAGCAACGACGAGAAGGTGGCTATAGGCTATGCAGCCAAGTACGACCGGGTTCTGTTCTCCAAGTGCAACAAATCCTGCGCCGATTTTGTCTTGGATGCCGTGAAAGCAGACGATGCTGTGGGCATTCAAACGCGTGCTCTGGATCTGATCGAGAAGATCCTCTTGCAGCAAAGCGAGGTGGAGTGGAGCATCTTCCGCTACGAGGTGTCCAAGGTACCCAGAGAGGTTCTGCTCCTGAGGGAGGTGATGCGTTGCCTCAACGATCGTACATTAACTGTTCGCCGCAAGGCGTGTCAAGTGCTCATCCTGGCCCTGAAACAGGGATCCCCCATGACGAAAAAAATTCTGCAGGAGAGCATTCGTTTCGTTCAGTTTGAGGATACTGATGTGGAAGCCCTGGCCGAGCCTTCTGTCGAGCAAAACGAGTTGCGTTTCGAGAAGCCCGGAATCGTCCAGTATGCCTTCAGCTTTCAGGGACATGAGCAATTGGAGATGGAGGTCAAGAACGTTCCACAAACGGTATACCAGCGTTTCCTGGCTGCGGATAATGGTTTGGCGCGATCCGCTGGCATAGCTCTACTAGAAAGACTGGTCCTAGTCAATCCCCTGATCATCTATAACACAAATTTTGTGAAGGAAACATCCTTGCTGGCCGTGGATCGCTTGGCTTCCGTGAGGAAATCTGCGCTGGATACCATAGAAACCCTGCTGGAGGCCTACTCCAATTGTTTCGCCCTGATTTGTGTGTACTGCCGGATTTGGGCTTGCTTAATGAGCGATGAGGATGTGGCGCTCCAAAAACTAGCTATTTCG AGCTTTGATAGAATAGTTTTGAAAAACATTGAGCCTCTGGAGTATTCCAACGAACCCAAACACTTTATGCCCTGGCGAATCATCAGCACCCTGCTGATGACACAACCAAGAGCCTATCTCCAGGAGAGGTTCGCTGTCCTACTGGAAAGGGAATCCATAGTGAC ACCCAGGCTAGTAAACGTAATAATCTCCCACTTATCCACGTCCATGGCCACCGATGCCTGGGGATTGCTGCTGTTCCTGTCCAGCCGCATCACCAACAACATGGACGCACTGATTGGCATCTTCAATGGCCTATCCTCCTACAACATGAAGTCCAATCAATTTCTGGCCCTGCAGCTCATCATTGGTTGCCTGGGGAACTTCTCCAAGCCAGCTCTAAATCAGCTATTCCAAAAACTCTTGAATGCCCTGCGTACGGGCAGTATTTGGCTGGGTATCATTTCGAGTGCCGTCAACCTGCTCAACCAGATCCATCACCTGTCTACGAGCCAGTCTCCTTCGATAGCCTCCGAGGTACCAGACTGGCAGCTCAGTTTGCTGGAAGATCTCACCGAGGGCATTCTGACCAGTGCTCGAAATTTCCAGGAGGAACACGCCCGCCTGCAGTGCTTGCTGGGTGCCTATACAGAGCTCATTGTGATGGTGCCCCAGGATGTAGACAATAGGATCGTGAGCATTGTGTTTAAGTACCTGCAGGAGTGCACCAAGCTCAGTGAGGCGGAATTCGATTCGGATAACGAGCGCATGACCAACTGGATGATTGTGATAGCCGGTCGTTTGTGCCTGAGGGAGAATCATCTGGCTAATACCGCATCCAAGCTGTACAGAACCATTCTGACCAAAAATGACAGACCTCAGATCATCAACACCACCTTAATAGCACTCAACGATCTCGGCAAGAAGCATCCATCCATTCTTGAGAGTAACTTTCAGGCGATTCTGTCGAAGCTGCATTCGAAATTTGCCATGACCAGAGTGCGCACCTTTCGGTGCGTAAAGGATGTGATTCTCTCCGGGAACATCAAGCTTAAGGGTCCCATTCTCATTTCCATGCTGGCTGGTCTGGTGGACGAAAGTGCCGAGGTGGCCAGGGAGGCGGATGCCTTCTTCACGCGCTACAAAAGACTGTACAACAAAATGTTATTTGATCACTGCCTGAAGGAGTGTCCCTTCGATCTGAATGGTCAGGCTATTTTGAGGGGCGTGAGGACGGATGGCAACTACAAATCACCTCTTAAGGGTTcacaaatggccaaaaaccGCAGGTTGCTCTACAATCACATTATGTCCTCTGTCGATGAGAACGCGCTGTTGCTTTACTTTGGTCAACTAAAACTGCTGGCAG AAAAAACCAGAGACAGTGCTTTCATCAATAATCCCGGCGCCCTAATCGTGGTTCAGGATATGCTCTTCATCATGCGGCGCATTTGCTTTTGCACtaagggaaagggaaaggagAAGAGTTCTCGGGGCGAAGGCGACAACAGCGATGAAGGTGAAGATGGGCCATCGGAggcaccacctccaccaccaaGACCAGAGGCAGGAGAGGCAACAGCCAGAGGAAGAGGCCGAAAGGCGGACTTGTCCGAGGAGCCA CTCAAGCAACTGGAGCGTTGTCTTCGCTATGTGGAAGAAACCCATCGCAACCTTCAGCCCGTCATGAGTCCCGAGCTCAGGCACACTTTTGAGTCCTTTTGCCGAGCGCTGGCCATGAGATTCCCCAACTACATTGAGTTCGCTCAGCCCGCGCAGTTCTGGCAAAAGTTTAGATCCTCAAAGGCTCCAAAAGGAGGCAGAAAGAAGCGACGACGCATGGAAGAGGATGAAGACGAGTCCGACGAGGATCAGGAGTCGGAGAGCGACAGTGACAGTGAGATGCCGCTGGACAGGCACAAATCCACGCCGGCTGGCTCCCGTTTGTCACAAAGGAAAACCAGTTGCGATATGCTTGTTACGGAATTGATTTTCCAGCCACCTGATTGGTAG
- the LOC6528146 gene encoding ubiquinone biosynthesis monooxygenase COQ6, mitochondrial produces the protein MLGVLRIQGALASAGQSRLLSARLLASKSSTDMTTSRGESTQSPATEHFDIIIGGGGLVGTTLAAALAKNSTLADKKVLLLEGAPEFRGFNPTGPYQNRVSAINHNSIELFKSIDAWTHIESARYKPVKQMQVWESNTDALIQFQHDNFASDVACIIENDLILDAVYARVKEAANVEILNKARIQCVRLPKDSNSNLSELQLQDGRSFSCDLLIGADGANSVVRKEMNVDVFSLNYDRMGLVATLELGEDACDNSVAWQRFLPNGPVALLPLTDRLSSLVWSTTNEQAKMLQALPPAEFVDALNEAFCRQYPRVELADKAVQALNSLFGHNATQHQVQYPPRVCGVQDKSRATFPLGFLHASSYVCNGAALVGDAAHRVHPLAGQGVNLGFSDVRFLVESLATGAYAGFKLGDKQHLMKYERKCLAKNVPIMLGVHGLHTLYSTQFSPVVLLRSLGLQLTQNLPPVKNLFMRGAMGQ, from the coding sequence ATGTTGGGTGTACTACGTATCCAAGGAGCGCTGGCTTCGGCGGGGCAGTCGCGTCTTCTATCCGCCCGCCTCCTGGCCAGCAAATCCTCCACTGACATGACCACAAGCCGAGGTGAATCCACACAATCGCCGGCAACAGAGCACTTTGATATAATCATTGGAGGCGGCGGATTGGTGGGAACCACTTTGGCCGCCGCTCTGGCCAAGAATTCGACGCTGGCGGACAAGAAGGTGCTGTTGCTGGAGGGTGCTCCTGAATTCCGTGGATTTAATCCCACTGGGCCATACCAAAATCGCGTATCCGCCATCAACCACAACTCCATTGAGCTGTTCAAGTCCATAGATGCGTGGACGCACATCGAGTCCGCGCGCTACAAGCCCGTCAAGCAGATGCAGGTGTGGGAGTCCAACACGGATGCATTGATCCAGTTCCAGCACGATAACTTTGCCAGCGATGTGGCCTGCATCATTGAGAACGATTTGATCCTGGATGCGGTATATGCGCGGGTCAAGGAAGCTGCCAATGTGGAGATCCTGAACAAGGCCAGAATCCAGTGCGTCCGCTTGCCCAAGGACTCGAACTCCAATCTCTCCGAGCTGCAGCTACAGGATGGACGCTCCTTTTCCTGCGACCTGCTGATTGGAGCGGATGGCGCCAATTCTGTGGTCAGAAAGGAGATGAACGTGGATGTCTTTTCCCTGAACTACGACCGCATGGGCCTAGTGGCCACGCTGGAACTCGGCGAAGATGCCTGTGATAACTCCGTGGCGTGGCAGAGGTTCCTGCCCAACGGACCAGTGGCATTGCTCCCACTAACAGATAGGCTGAGCTCGCTGGTCTGGAGCACCACCAATGAGCAGGCCAAAATGCTGCAAGCCCTTCCCCCGGCGGAATTCGTAGACGCCCTCAACGAAGCCTTCTGCAGGCAGTATCCCCGCGTCGAGCTCGCCGACAAGGCTGTTCAGGCTCTCAACTCGCTCTTTGGACACAATGCCACCCAGCACCAGGTGCAGTACCCGCCAAGGGTGTGCGGCGTGCAGGACAAGTCCCGTGCCACGTTTCCGCTGGGATTCCTGCACGCCTCGTCGTACGTCTGCAATGGAGCCGCTCTGGTTGGCGATGCCGCCCATCGAGTGCATCCGCTCGCCGGCCAGGGAGTCAATCTGGGCTTCAGCGATGTGCGGTTTCTGGTGGAATCGCTGGCAACCGGAGCATACGCTGGCTTCAAGCTCGGCGACAAGCAGCATCTCATGAAGTACGAGCGCAAGTGCCTGGCCAAGAATGTGCCCATCATGCTGGGCGTGCATGGACTGCACACGCTCTACTCCACGCAGTTTAGTCCGGTGGTTTTGCTGCGGAGTTTGGGACTTCAGCTGACCCAGAACTTGCCGCCCGTCAAGAACTTGTTCATGCGCGGCGCGATGGGTCAGTAG